The Ralstonia sp. RRA DNA segment TGCCCGACGACGTGCTCGAGCGCGCAGTTGAAGCCATCGAAAAATCTGCGCGCACCGGCAAGATCGGCGACGGCAAGATCTTCGTGGCCGACGTTGAACAAGTCATCCGCATCCGCACCGGCGAGACCGGCGGCGACGCTCTATAAGCCCAATCTGCCAAGGAAGAGGTCAAAACATGAAAACCTGGTTCACACGATTCCTGACCGCAGGGGCCGTTGTTGCGGTGCTTGCGGGCGCCGTGATGTCGGCACCCGCCGTTGCGCAGGACAAGCCGGCTGCCGAAGCGTCGGCACCGGCTGCTGCTGCGCCTGCGGCAGCGCCCGCGTCCGATGCCGCCGCCGCTCCGGCAGCAGCCGCTGCTGCTGCGCCGGCTGCTGCCTCGGCTCCGGCTGCGGCCACGCCCGTGCCCAACAAGGGCGACACGGCATGGCTGCTGGTCTCTACTGCCTTCGTCATTCTGATGACGCTGCCGGGCCTGGCGCTGTTCTACGGTGGCCTGGTGCGCAAGAAGAACATGCTGTCGGTGCTGATGCAGTGCACGGGCATCTTCTCGCTCATCATCATCCTGTGGGCCATCTACGGCTACAGCTTCGCGTTCACCGAGGGCAACGCCTTCTTCGGCGGGCTTGATCGCCTGTTCCTGAAAGGCCTGACGCCGGATTCGGTGGCCGCCACCTTCAGCAAGGGCGTGGTGGTGCCGGAGTTTGCGTACTTCGCCTTCCAGGGCGCGTTCGCCGCGATCACCTGCGCGCTGATCATCGGTGCCTTCGCCGAGCGTGCCAAGTTCTCGGCCGTGCTGCTGTTCGTGGTGCTGTGGTTCACCTTCAGCTACCTGCCGATCGCCCACATGGTCTGGTTCTGGCCGGGTCCGGATGGCTTTACCGACGCCAAGGCGGCTGAGGTGATGACGTCCAAGTCGGGCTGGCTGTTCCAGAAGGGCGCGCTGGAC contains these protein-coding regions:
- the amt gene encoding ammonium transporter: MKTWFTRFLTAGAVVAVLAGAVMSAPAVAQDKPAAEASAPAAAAPAAAPASDAAAAPAAAAAAAPAAASAPAAATPVPNKGDTAWLLVSTAFVILMTLPGLALFYGGLVRKKNMLSVLMQCTGIFSLIIILWAIYGYSFAFTEGNAFFGGLDRLFLKGLTPDSVAATFSKGVVVPEFAYFAFQGAFAAITCALIIGAFAERAKFSAVLLFVVLWFTFSYLPIAHMVWFWPGPDGFTDAKAAEVMTSKSGWLFQKGALDFAGGTVVHINAAVAGLVGAFLFGKRIGFGREALKPHSLTLTMVGASLLWFGWFGFNAGSALEANGSAALAFVNTLLATAAAVLSWSFGEWIGKSKPSMLGAASGAVAGLVAITPAAGFVGPMGSIALGILAGLLCLWGVNGLKRMLGMDDTLDVFGVHGVGGILGALLTGVFASPSLGGTGIYDYVANKVADGYSIGGQLWIQLQGVLTTIIWSGVVAFISYKIVDAIVGLRVPEEEEREGLDITSHGETAYED